The Penicillium psychrofluorescens genome assembly, chromosome: 2 nucleotide sequence CGGGGCCACGACGATACTGTCACCAGTGTGGATACCCAGAGGGTCGAAGTTCTCCATGTTGCAGACGGTGATACAGTTGTTGGCGGCATCACGGACAACCTCGTATTCGACCTCCTTCCAGCCCTTGAGGGACTTCTCGACCAGGATCTGGGgggagagagtgagggaCTGGGCGGACAAgttgcgcagctcctcggGGTTGGCAGCGAAGCCCGAGCCCAAACCACCCAGAGCGTAGGCAGACCGGACGATAATGGGGTAGCCAACCGTCTCGGCGGCCTGCagggcctcgtcgacggtTCCGACAGCGATCGACTCGGCGATGGGGATGTTGATCTCGTTCAGGGCCTTGGCGAACAGGTCACGGTCCTCACTGGTCTCCAGGGTCTGGATGCTCGTACCGAGCACCTTGACGCCGTAGCGCTCGAAGAGACCCATGCGGTTCATCTGCACACCCAGGTTCAGGCCGGTCTGGCCACCGAAGGTGAGCAGGATGCCATCGGGCCGCTCGCGCTCAATGACATGGGTGACGTATTCCGGGGTGACGGGTAGGTAGTAGACCTCATCAGCGAGCTTGTGGTCGGTCTGGATGGTGGCGATGTTGGGGTTGATCAGGACAGACTGGACGCCAGCCTCCTTGAGGGCCTTGAGGGCCTGGGAGCCTGTGACGCAGAACCGGAGAGTCAGTCACTGGGCTGGGGGTTTTCCACGGGCAACGCAAGCAAGCCAGCATTGACGCTCTGTCAGTCATACATACCAGAATAATCAAACTCTCCAGCCTGACCAATACTCAGACCACCACTACCGATGACCAGCACCTTCTTCACATCGACGAGGTTGCTGCCGGGCTTGACCACGCCGCTGGCGAGATAAGACTCGGCCTGGGGGGCCGTCTGGGCATCCGCCGCGAGACGGTGTAGTGTCGTCGAGAAAGAGCGCAGCTGGTCGGAGCGGGCGGGCGTGAGCTTCTGCAGGCGCAGAGTCGCGGTTGGGGATGCCGTCACGGAGCGGAgagaggacgaggacgaggagaatggGCGCAGCGCAGGGCGAGCCCCAGCGAGGCAgcgctggcgcagcagagaGGCGGCCTGCCCACCACGAGCAGCAAGAACCATTGCGCACTGCCCGGGATGGTTCAATGGGTGTTTGGTTGAGCGAATTGGGGGACGTGAGGAAGCAGTGTTCGGTCTACACTTTTTTTCTcgatcttttttcttccccgtGCTCGCTAATTGGCCCGTGGTTCACCGTCCGCTCCACGCGAGAACCAGAGCACACGACTGATGGAAATCGGAGTTCGTGAAGGATAATCGTGGACGAGGGTGGGAGATTTCTGACGATCTGAACTACTTTTCtcttgctttttttttttttttttcccttggCCGGGATGAGTCAATCACGGCTGTCCTGGTGGGCTTGACCGGACTCCATCTGCTAGTGggctcctccaccatcatTCTCATACTGTGTGAAGGATACCCTCAATGGCTCAGATACGAGGGATACAGATAAAACATCATATGCCGCTCAAATATAGTTATCTATTTGCTATAGATGGTTAGTATTATGGTCTGCCCTGGAGAAGGGAGGCCATgttctccccctccccaccAAAGAGGATCCCGCCGATGCCGGACCCCAACGCTCGCCAATCTCCTTCCCTTATCTACGATGATGCAACTTTGGACACCGTGCGAGGAATAAGGAATATATCCAGATCGAGATCACGGGAGAGACACAGACCGGATTGATAGCCCTACCCTAACCAACTACTCCACGCCCACCTTGCCATTCAGCCCAGACCACGGCCCTTTGGGTCTCTTCTCGGTCCTGCCCCCACTGACTCTGCCCCGAGTAGACTGCTGCGCCTGAGAGGCCCAAATGTCAGACCCCTCCGGTTCAGTCCGTTCATCCTCGTGCAACACCTCGTCGAGGTCCTGGTGAAGCATGCCGTAGACCTCCTCCAGCGTCTTGCGCGCGTCCTGCGCTACTTCCTTCCCCAATACTACTTTCTGCTGGACGTACTCCCGCTCGCTGGCAGATGCCGCTTCCGAGGCAAATGCCCATGCCTCGGCGAGAGCGACTGTCTCGTCCGTTTCGTCGATTGAGGTAGCATAGGACGGGTTGCGAGAATTGAGGGCTGCCACGGCGTGCTTGAAGCGTGGCTGACGAGCCAGAATCGGGTATTCCGGTAGCAGGTGGCTCTCGTCCCTGAGACGGTGCAGGGCTCGCAGTGTGGTGGCCTTTTCCTTGGTGAGGAGCCCAGATAAGTAGGATTTCTGGAGCGCGAGTGCCTTTTGGCTTTGGGAtagagggaggagggattcGTTGGCGTAGGACAGGACATCCAGTGGTTTGGGCGGTGATGTTTCCTCCGCTACGAGGTCGCTCTTGGGGACTGATGGAGAGGGAGTTTTGCCCGGGAGAATAACCGGTTGGCACGCTCTGGCGGCGGCATCCAGCAGTTCTCGCCGAGCTTGTAGATAGGAGGCGTATTGCTGTGCAATCTGCATCTTGCGATCTTCCAGCACGCGCTGAGCctcctcgagttcctcggGTGGCAGCTCCTGGAGTATGCTGTCGTCTGGATCGCCCTCGCTGACTAGCCGGTCTTCCACCCACTGTACCAATTCATCTCGCGTTCGTTGGAGTGCGAGGACTTTAACCGCGGGCGAGGGTTTATCAGTTATAGTGTCGTGTCgcgccttgatctccttAAACAACTGCTTCTCCCGATCGAGCTGGGTCTTTGCGCGCACGACAGCTCTCTCCAGCTGATGGACAAGTTCATCAAGGTCTGTGCTATCGCCATCGCGACCAGATTCCTCTGCGTCCCATGGCAGGTGGCTAAAATCCACTGCAGCCCCCACGGTGTTCACGTCGACGGCCTCCCGCGCCTGCAGTTCATCGAGATAATGCTCAAACACCTGCATCCTCGCATGACGGCGTCGATCGCGGAGCAGGGTCAGGTAGTCGCGCAGTTCGGCCCCGGGACCCTGCAGatcgtcttcgtcatggATCTTGGGGGCGCGTTGGCGCCGTCGTCGAGAGGCAACCTCCTCGGACGTGGAGCTCCATTCTTTGCGCGCGGCAACGTTGGCCTGCAGTGCCTGGAGGTAGTCTTTCCTGAGGCCTGAGATCTCGGCGGGCACCCGTTTGacctcggcgacggcgtcgatCGGCGCACACAGCGATAGATGCGAGTGAGCGTGGTGGGCGGATTGTTCCGCGTGGGGGACGAAAATGACGAGCGATCGGAGGTAGGACGTCAGGGCCTGGCGGATGCGAAGGGCGTCTTGGCGGGAGTGGACGTACGGAGCCAGGGGTTCGGCGAAGGGAGGAATGTCGGGGGGCATGACTTCGATATATGTATGTATGTTTCAGTCAACGAGGACAGGACGAAGGCAAAGTTATTGTTTTGCCGTTCTGGGCGTCTTAGTCAGGAGCTTGTCTAGATAGGGCAACAACGTCGTGAAGGTGCTTTGGTACAATTACATCTGTCCACTCTGTGTAGCATCTGCAGCCTCTCTCGTGGGTCCAGGGGCTATTCATTATCTCCCCCCCCTGAGGCATGTTTCAGCACATGTTTCCGCAAGGGATGTGTTGCTGCTCCTAGCCGTGACGTTGCCCGcccccaaccaaccaacccatCGGCCGTTGTTCGTCATTCATTGAAATTATCACCGCAATGGCCCCCGACAACCCCAGTATAACTCCAGcctctcgctctcgctctgCGACGACGACCGTGCCTGCCTTGCCTGACATGCTGGCGCCGTTTTCCCCTCTATCGCGCCTCAACGAGGTCCCGACGAGTCCTCTCCAGCTGAGTCCCGGCAGTCCGCCGCTCGGATCAGGAGAGAATGGCATCACGAGCACGGCGCAGGGTAGGATCTCTGAAAGATACTTGTCCGGCGTTAGCTGACATGGCCAGGGCCACTCCGACATCCGAAACCGCTGACCCCCTCAGACCTTCATTTGGTGCTAGAGAAGGAGCAAGAAGCAATGGTAAGCTACAATCGCTCTCGATACCATGAACACGAAAGAGCTAATAATCCAGGTCAACCGACTGACTCGAGAGCTGTCTCTTCTGCGACAACACAcggcctcggtggcatcgacgacatcctccgcctccacATTGAACGAGCCGGCCAGCGCCGACGGAGTACAGTCCTCGTCGACCCTCGCCCGGTCCTCCTCACACTCAAACAGCTCGCACCGGCACCGATCCTCATCCAGCGTCGGGTCCAACGCCCAAGTGGCACAGAGtgccatggccgccaacGTCACGGGCATCGCTCCCTGGCGCGAGAATAATCTCCATTCTTCCTCCCGAAACCACGCCGACCTACCCCAGCGCACGCGCAGTCGCGAGCCATCGCTCACGATGTCTCGTCGCCCGTCCGTCAGTTCGCTCACCTCCTTCCCGCAATACCAGCACAACAACGACCATCACACGCCTCATTACGGGAATGGTCCCTCGATTTACCCGTATCGCACCTCGATCTCGCAGCCGCAGCCCAGTGCTCCCACCTCGAATCCCATGGCGCGCTATGAGGAGGCCGCGCAGCATAAGTCGGAGCTGGATGTGATCAAGCGGGAGAATGACCAGCTGCGGAAACGGGTCAGGGAGCTGGAGGGCACCTTGAAGAAGTACAAGGAGCTTGATTCGGTGCCCGATGGGACTGTCTCGGGGTTAGCTGGGACATCATCGTCGGAGTTGCGCTTGCTGATTGATTCATgaatttcttttttttttttggttctcTTCTGCGACGACgattttctcttcttccggACGGTGTTTGCAGGCAAACACATAAACTCTCTTTCCCGATCCAATGATCCATCGGCATTCTGTGGCCGTGCAGCCCCGCCGACGTCATGGTGTGGCGCTCGTGTAGCTAGCTTGAATAAATACATCGCATTATCCTGCCTgcttcctctttcctctttcatTCTCCCTGAAAATTCTTCTCACCTTCTCTACTATCATCCCACTTCTACACCATGCCTAGCCAAGCCACCGTTCACGTCTCGGGCATCTCGCCTGCCACCTCCGAGAAGGAAGTCCGcgacttcttcagcttctggTACGTCATCGCCATACCCCGTGGAGCTCAGCTCAGCACCCCGCAAAACAAACTAACAATATCCTCACTCCTGCAGTGGCAAGATTACCGCGCTGACCATCACCCCCTCGTCCGCCGAGCCGGACGCGCCGAAATCCGCCAGCGTCACCTTCGAGAAAGATGCGTAAGTCCTCTCCCCCAACTACCCCGCACCTCGTTTCGTTTCACCGAGATCTCACTAACGCGTGTTACGCCATCCAGCGCCGCAAAGACCGCGCTTCTCCTCGACCAGACCCAATTGGGCACCTCGGCCGTGCACGTCGAAGGCGCCTCGACTCTCGACGACGTCGCCGGCCCCACGGCCGCAGCGGTCGAGTCcaaggaaggcgaggacGGGATCTCCCAGGAAGACCTGCCTCGCTCGCGCATTATTGCCGAGTACCTCGCCCACGGCTACGTGGTCAGCGACAACGCGATCCAAAAGGCGATCGCCCTGGACCAGAAGCATGGCTTTTCGACCCAGTTCACCAACGCGCTAAGCAACTTCGACAAGAAGTTCAATGCCACCGATCGGGCCAAGGGCCTCGACGAGAACTACAGCATCACTGATAAGGCCGTGGAGGGCTGGCGGGGTCTGAACTCGTACTTTGAGAAGGCGCTCAACAACCCCTCTGGTCAGAAGCTGCGCGATTTCTACGCGCAGACTGATAAGCAGGTCCGCGATATTCATAATGAGGCACGTCGTCTGGCGGATCTGAAGCAGGGCAAGAGCAGTGAGACGGAGAGTGGAGAGGCTGCTAGCTCCGACCCTACTGGTGCGGTGCCATCTACTGAGCCCAAGGCGTGAT carries:
- a CDS encoding uncharacterized protein (ID:PFLUO_003771-T1.cds;~source:funannotate), coding for MPPDIPPFAEPLAPYVHSRQDALRIRQALTSYLRSLVIFVPHAEQSAHHAHSHLSLCAPIDAVAEVKRVPAEISGLRKDYLQALQANVAARKEWSSTSEEVASRRRRQRAPKIHDEDDLQGPGAELRDYLTLLRDRRRHARMQVFEHYLDELQAREAVDVNTVGAAVDFSHLPWDAEESGRDGDSTDLDELVHQLERAVVRAKTQLDREKQLFKEIKARHDTITDKPSPAVKVLALQRTRDELVQWVEDRLVSEGDPDDSILQELPPEELEEAQRVLEDRKMQIAQQYASYLQARRELLDAAARACQPVILPGKTPSPSVPKSDLVAEETSPPKPLDVLSYANESLLPLSQSQKALALQKSYLSGLLTKEKATTLRALHRLRDESHLLPEYPILARQPRFKHAVAALNSRNPSYATSIDETDETVALAEAWAFASEAASASEREYVQQKVVLGKEVAQDARKTLEEVYGMLHQDLDEVLHEDERTEPEGSDIWASQAQQSTRGRVSGGRTEKRPKGPWSGLNGKVGVE
- a CDS encoding uncharacterized protein (ID:PFLUO_003772-T1.cds;~source:funannotate), yielding MAPDNPSITPASRSRSATTTVPALPDMLAPFSPLSRLNEVPTSPLQLSPGSPPLGSGENGITSTAQDLHLVLEKEQEAMVNRLTRELSLLRQHTASVASTTSSASTLNEPASADGVQSSSTLARSSSHSNSSHRHRSSSSVGSNAQVAQSAMAANVTGIAPWRENNLHSSSRNHADLPQRTRSREPSLTMSRRPSVSSLTSFPQYQHNNDHHTPHYGNGPSIYPYRTSISQPQPSAPTSNPMARYEEAAQHKSELDVIKRENDQLRKRVRELEGTLKKYKELDSVPDGTVSGLAGTSSSELRLLIDS
- a CDS encoding uncharacterized protein (ID:PFLUO_003773-T1.cds;~source:funannotate), giving the protein MPSQATVHVSGISPATSEKEVRDFFSFCGKITALTITPSSAEPDAPKSASVTFEKDAAAKTALLLDQTQLGTSAVHVEGASTLDDVAGPTAAAVESKEGEDGISQEDLPRSRIIAEYLAHGYVVSDNAIQKAIALDQKHGFSTQFTNALSNFDKKFNATDRAKGLDENYSITDKAVEGWRGLNSYFEKALNNPSGQKLRDFYAQTDKQVRDIHNEARRLADLKQGKSSETESGEAASSDPTGAVPSTEPKA